The Citrifermentans bemidjiense Bem genome window below encodes:
- a CDS encoding DsbC family protein, with amino-acid sequence MSWFKGLKYLVAAASALAPLALVVPVFAMSGGCGGECASCHSITLQEAGSLLKGIGVVKDVKPAEVRGLYEVTFEQQGNSGVAYVDYSKKYIIAGQAFDIASRQPVGANAPAAKQQERLDPKTLSSNDALVMGNPKGKKKLFVFTDPECPYCAKAHGELKKLAALEPDLAIYIKLFPLKMHPNAYDKSRVILAAKSLELLENSFAGKALPAATEATPKKPVDETIRFAAAAGINSTPTLVLPDGRVLPGFKDAATMQKLLTGTN; translated from the coding sequence ATGTCTTGGTTCAAAGGTCTCAAATATCTGGTCGCCGCAGCTTCTGCCCTCGCGCCCCTGGCGCTCGTCGTCCCCGTCTTCGCCATGTCCGGCGGGTGCGGCGGAGAGTGCGCCTCGTGCCACAGCATCACCTTGCAGGAGGCCGGCTCGCTCCTGAAGGGGATCGGAGTGGTCAAGGATGTGAAGCCAGCGGAAGTGCGCGGGTTATACGAGGTGACCTTCGAGCAGCAGGGAAACTCCGGAGTCGCCTATGTCGATTACAGCAAGAAGTACATCATCGCCGGCCAGGCGTTCGACATCGCATCCAGACAGCCGGTGGGGGCGAATGCGCCAGCAGCCAAGCAGCAGGAACGCCTCGACCCCAAGACCCTTTCCAGCAACGACGCGCTGGTGATGGGAAACCCAAAGGGGAAGAAGAAGCTCTTTGTCTTCACCGACCCCGAGTGCCCCTACTGCGCCAAGGCGCATGGCGAGTTGAAGAAGCTCGCGGCCCTGGAACCGGATCTTGCCATCTACATCAAACTCTTTCCACTGAAGATGCACCCGAACGCCTACGACAAGTCAAGGGTGATCCTGGCTGCGAAGTCGCTCGAACTGCTTGAGAACTCCTTCGCAGGCAAGGCGCTTCCTGCCGCCACCGAGGCGACGCCGAAGAAACCAGTGGACGAGACCATCCGTTTCGCCGCCGCGGCGGGGATCAACTCCACCCCGACCTTGGTACTGCCGGACGGCCGGGTGCTTCCCGGCTTCAAGGATGCAGCCACAATGCAAAAGTTGCTGACGGGGACAAACTGA